The window TTCCAGATGGTGGCCTCCACTCTTTTCGATAGTCGAGTAGTGATCTATTATTCTTCGTATCGAATTTAGAACGCAACCGACGGGGGTTCTCGAACGCCTTGACGAACGGTTACCGGACGTGCGGAGCATCGAACTGGACAATGCGTTTTACGTCGAAGACGGGACGTGGATCGAATCGCTCACGATTTCGTCCAACGAGTCGTTCGACATCTCCGCGACAGTCGAACAGATTTCGGGTGTGTCGTTGTATTATCGTCACGAGATTCCAACGGGCCCGACGGAGGCGGCCATCGAACGTGTGACGGTGTTAGCGAACGAGTCGTTTCCGTTCATTCTGGGTGTCGTCCTTCGGCAGGAAGCGATTCCGAATCGGATCGTCTTGCGGGACAATCAGTTCTCTGTCGTGACGACAGTCCGGGATTGGGAGCAGTTTCGTGAACTTGCCGACGAGGTGCAACAGAAACTCGGACAGTTCGACTTGCAGAAGGTCAACAATATCGAGCGTCCCGGTGAACCGCTCGACGGTGGCCGACTTTCGGAGATTCTCATCACGAAACTGACGGAGGTACAGATCGAGACGATTGAGACGGCATACGATTTGGGGTATTTCGAAGTGCCGCGTGAGTCGTCTGCCACTGAGGTCGCTGAGGCACTGGAGATTAGTCAGTCTACGCTGAGTGAGCGTCTTCGGACGGCGCAACTTCGTCTGTTCGAACTAATTTTCGGGTCTAATACGAATAGCATCTAACTTGTTTGTGGAATCGAAGGTGTGACCGCGGCTATAGGTTAGGATAGACACCATTTTCGACGATTTTGCTATAGTACTTACAAGAAATTCGTGTTAGTTCGGGAATGTTCGTGACGTACCTTATAAAGAGCGATATATATCGGTGCCTATCGGGAGTATATCTTTTATACCGTCTGCTATTTGCCCACACGGTTCATGCCAGAACGAAGCCAAACGGACGAGACCCCCGACGGGCAAACCGGCAACTCAGGACTGTCCCGACGCCAGTACCTACAAGCGTCGGCACTAGCGAGCACAGCCGGCATCGCCGGACTCGCGGGATGTAACGGCAACTCCTCAGAGAACAACAGCGACAACAACCAATCCAACAGTGGCGGCACCGACGCGAAGGCCCAGGTGCCAGAAGGCGTCCAAGAACAAGTCGAAACCAAGTACTGGCAC is drawn from Halorussus halophilus and contains these coding sequences:
- a CDS encoding helix-turn-helix domain-containing protein; the protein is MRSIELDNAFYVEDGTWIESLTISSNESFDISATVEQISGVSLYYRHEIPTGPTEAAIERVTVLANESFPFILGVVLRQEAIPNRIVLRDNQFSVVTTVRDWEQFRELADEVQQKLGQFDLQKVNNIERPGEPLDGGRLSEILITKLTEVQIETIETAYDLGYFEVPRESSATEVAEALEISQSTLSERLRTAQLRLFELIFGSNTNSI